From Neodiprion pinetum isolate iyNeoPine1 chromosome 7, iyNeoPine1.2, whole genome shotgun sequence, a single genomic window includes:
- the LOC124223108 gene encoding WD repeat and HMG-box DNA-binding protein 1 isoform X1, giving the protein MPLNGKPSRYAHPEGHTDVCYFTGEKGGLLTCGSDGDVRSWLNLMDDDPDASCISEQVISVVSKNDKIYVATDNNTVQILTYPDLEKEGIITRFSATVCALASSKNGNLIVSGACDMRIQVSNIQTCDSIELNGHQGPILGLSLDPQEQFVASSSTDGSIRVWDIKEKQVAHIWNNVVPKGNSFFTSKTYSTPSFQCEDGKTLAFPQGKEVVVVERGTWKELFKLRCPDLKAELSICKFSQCGTLLAASSIHGEIVVWEIESKEQIGYITHDRNAKITSIAWSPNLPNEIAFCDSLGMLGCVDVVVNSVEELFPKTVDSNQSNQDLDNFIENYKVDDDNDDGENVISLDKIKASVQIDYDDDSQEPIAQRPEGVDKKVSLKVEPQEPFQPGSSPTVLLNRYMAWNNTGVIKCYSSEDGQESSIEVEFHDASIHHPIHIDNYLQHTLASLSPKALALACVDNGDTPSKLVVVRLQGWGSGTKEWSINFPQGELPLCVASGDNFVAVATSKRRLRLFTASGTQRRIIALPGAPVAINALGNQLVAVCHAGLSGVQKEQHMTMIWLQIRGSNIRNRSLAVPLSGPELKLAWVGLTDRGSPTVMDEDGVISIYDAKSSLWNVACDTANQCKGAADRFFVIGISEIDNMVRCILCKGCPYPQTTPTPTQIEIPLELPVCDPESVKSKMEAKLWQLGTDPSANDETLLSMFVLACRGNAEYRAVDLCEELASQKVLELAVKYAGRLGQMALVTKLQSLARTKEDQDINEENGGKIREREDDRLSVNQVDEEFEEVENADEYLSLTPIQAKPAVEIRPMSLSMKRQNPFKKNGKSPSLKGLQAMNRLPENPRSSPAAEPPPQKPKPKPASKSNPAKESFVVWFGKHNEEIAEEFPEVDNKRLTMIALERYKENEKAASAVETSLKERETKKRKLSDAENEKSQSTETIARKLSTFAYTE; this is encoded by the exons aTGCCCCTGAACGGGAAACCATCACGTTACGCACACCCTGAGGGGCACACGGACGTCTGTTATTTTACTGGAGAAAA AGGAGGTCTACTCACCTGTGGATCAGATGGTGATGTTCGATCCTGGTTGAATTTGATGGACGATGACCCTGATGCGAGTTGTATATCCGAACAAGTTATATCCGTCGTCTCGAAG AATGATAAAATCTATGTGGCAACAGACAATAACACCGTACAGATTCTCACCTATCCAGACTTGGAGAAGGAGGGAATTATAACCAGGTTTTCAGCGACAGTGTGCGCCTTGGCATCTTCCAAAAATGGAAATCTGATCGTGTCCGGTGCATG CGATATGCGGATCCAAGTGAGTAACATCCAGACCTGTGATAGTATTGAACTTAACGGACACCAGGGTCCAATTTTAGGCTTATCACTTGATCCCCAAGAGCAGTTTGTT gCATCTTCGAGTACTGATGGCTCTATCAGGGTCTGGGATATAAAAGAAAAGCAGGTTGCTCATATTTGGAACAATGTCGTGCCAAAAGGTAACTCATTTTTTACCTCCAAGACCTATTCCACACCTTCGTTCCAATGCGAGGATGGAAAAACTCTGGCTTTTCCGCAGGGCAAAgaagttgttgttgttgaaaGAGGCACCTGGAAAGAGTTGTTCAAACTTAGGTGCCCTGATCTAAAAGCA GAACTAAGCATatgtaaattttctcaatgCGGGACTCTTCTTGCGGCAAGTTCAATTCATGGAGAAATAGTTGTGTGGGAAATAGAATCGAAGGAACAGATAGGCTACATCACGCATGATCGAAATGCCAAAATCACATCCATTGCTTGGAGTCCAAATTTACCGAACGAAATTGCATTCTGTGATTCATTAGGAATGCTGGGATGCGTTGACGTG GTGGTTAATTCAGTTGAAGAACTGTTCCCGAAAACAGTTGATTCAAATCAATCGAATCAAGACTTGGACAATTTCATAGAAAACTATAAAGTTGACGATGACAACGATGATGGAGAAAATGTAATATCGTTGGATAAAATCAAGGCGTCAGTACAAATAGATTACGATGACGATTCTCAGGAACCAATCGCCCAGCGCCCTGAAGGCGTGGATAAGAAAGTGTCGTTGAAAGTAGAACCACAAGAACCTTTTCAGCCTGGTTCTTCTCCAACTGTTCTGCTAAATCGTTACATG GCTTGGAACAATACAGGGGTAATTAAATGCTACTCCTCAGAAGATGGTCAAGAGTCGAGTATCGAGGTCGAATTTCATGATGCCAGCATTCACCACCCAATTCACATTGACAATTATTTGCAACACACTTTGGCATCGTTGTCTCCGAAAGCTCTCGCTCTTGCTTGCGTAGATAATGGCGACACGCCTAGCAAACTGGTCGTCGTCAGGTTGCAAG GATGGGGTTCTGGAACCAAAGAGTGGTCCATCAATTTCCCACAGGGTGAACTGCCCCTCTGTGTCGCCTCCGGTGATAACTTCGTTGCTGTAGCGACGAGTAAAAGAAGACTGAGGTTATTTACGGCCAGCGGAACACAAAGGAGAATCATTGCATTACCCGGTGCTCCGGTCGCCATCAACGCACTAGGGAATCAACTTGTAGCCGTTTGTCATGCAGGATTGTCAG GCGTACAGAAAGAGCAACATATGACGATGATTTGGCTGCAAATTCGTGGTTCAAATATTCGCAATCGTTCCCTTGCCGTTCCGCTATCGGGTCCGGAACTGAAGCTTGCTTGGGTGGGACTGACCGACCGAGGTTCACCAACGGTGATGGATGAGGATGGCGTAATCTCGATATACGATGCAAAATCGTCGCTCTGGAACGTTGCTTGTGATACAGCGAATCAG TGCAAAGGAGCCGCGGATCGCTTCTTCGTGATCGGCATTAGTGAAATTGATAATATGGTAAGATGCATATTATGCAAAGGGTGTCCTTATCCGCAAACCACACCGACTCCAACCCAGATTGAAATACCGCTTGAATTACCAGTCTGCGATCCAGAATCTGTCAAGTCTAAAATGGAAGCCAAGCTTTGGCAACTGGGCACCGACCCGAGTGCAAATGACGAAACGCTATTGTCCATGTTTGTC CTCGCTTGCCGCGGCAACGCCGAGTATCGTGCCGTCGATTTGTGCGAAGAATTGGCGTCGCAGAAGGTTCTGGAATTGGCTGTTAAGTATGCCGGACGTCTTGGCCAAATGGCTTTGGTTACCAAACTACAATCGCTCGCGAGGACTAAAGAGGATCAAGACATCAACGAAGAAAATGGAGGTAAAATTCGGGAAAGAGAGGATGATAGATTGTCGGTAAATCAAGTCGACGAAGAATTCGAAGAAGTCGAAAATGCTGATGAATATCTCTCATTGACTCCTATACAGGCGAAGCCTGCCGTAGAAATAAGGCCAATGAGTTTGAGCATGAAGAGGCAAAATCCGTTCAAAAAGAATGGAAAGTCACCAAGTCTGAAAG GCCTTCAAGCCATGAATCGATTGCCCGAGAATCCCCGCAGCTCACCAGCAGCTGAACCACCTCCGCAAAAACCGAAACCAAAACCAGCGTCTAAATCGAATCCAGCCAAGGAATCTTTCGTCGTTTGGTTTGGAAAACATAACGAAGAAATTGCTGAAGAATTTCCAGAAGTCGACAACAAACGGTTAACAATGATTGCCCTGgaaagatacaaggaaaacgAGAAGGCGGCGTCGGCAGTTGAAACTTCCCTGAAAGAACGTGAAACTAAAAAACGGAAGTTGTCAGACGCGGAAAACGAGAAGAGTCAAAGCACAGAAACAATCGCCCGTAAACTTTCTACATTTGCCTACACGGAATAA
- the LOC124223108 gene encoding WD repeat and HMG-box DNA-binding protein 1 isoform X2, translating to MPLNGKPSRYAHPEGHTDVCYFTGEKGGLLTCGSDGDVRSWLNLMDDDPDASCISEQVISVVSKNDKIYVATDNNTVQILTYPDLEKEGIITRFSATVCALASSKNGNLIVSGACDMRIQVSNIQTCDSIELNGHQGPILGLSLDPQEQFVASSSTDGSIRVWDIKEKQVAHIWNNVVPKGNSFFTSKTYSTPSFQCEDGKTLAFPQGKEVVVVERGTWKELFKLRCPDLKAELSICKFSQCGTLLAASSIHGEIVVWEIESKEQIGYITHDRNAKITSIAWSPNLPNEIAFCDSLGMLGCVDVVNSVEELFPKTVDSNQSNQDLDNFIENYKVDDDNDDGENVISLDKIKASVQIDYDDDSQEPIAQRPEGVDKKVSLKVEPQEPFQPGSSPTVLLNRYMAWNNTGVIKCYSSEDGQESSIEVEFHDASIHHPIHIDNYLQHTLASLSPKALALACVDNGDTPSKLVVVRLQGWGSGTKEWSINFPQGELPLCVASGDNFVAVATSKRRLRLFTASGTQRRIIALPGAPVAINALGNQLVAVCHAGLSGVQKEQHMTMIWLQIRGSNIRNRSLAVPLSGPELKLAWVGLTDRGSPTVMDEDGVISIYDAKSSLWNVACDTANQCKGAADRFFVIGISEIDNMVRCILCKGCPYPQTTPTPTQIEIPLELPVCDPESVKSKMEAKLWQLGTDPSANDETLLSMFVLACRGNAEYRAVDLCEELASQKVLELAVKYAGRLGQMALVTKLQSLARTKEDQDINEENGGKIREREDDRLSVNQVDEEFEEVENADEYLSLTPIQAKPAVEIRPMSLSMKRQNPFKKNGKSPSLKGLQAMNRLPENPRSSPAAEPPPQKPKPKPASKSNPAKESFVVWFGKHNEEIAEEFPEVDNKRLTMIALERYKENEKAASAVETSLKERETKKRKLSDAENEKSQSTETIARKLSTFAYTE from the exons aTGCCCCTGAACGGGAAACCATCACGTTACGCACACCCTGAGGGGCACACGGACGTCTGTTATTTTACTGGAGAAAA AGGAGGTCTACTCACCTGTGGATCAGATGGTGATGTTCGATCCTGGTTGAATTTGATGGACGATGACCCTGATGCGAGTTGTATATCCGAACAAGTTATATCCGTCGTCTCGAAG AATGATAAAATCTATGTGGCAACAGACAATAACACCGTACAGATTCTCACCTATCCAGACTTGGAGAAGGAGGGAATTATAACCAGGTTTTCAGCGACAGTGTGCGCCTTGGCATCTTCCAAAAATGGAAATCTGATCGTGTCCGGTGCATG CGATATGCGGATCCAAGTGAGTAACATCCAGACCTGTGATAGTATTGAACTTAACGGACACCAGGGTCCAATTTTAGGCTTATCACTTGATCCCCAAGAGCAGTTTGTT gCATCTTCGAGTACTGATGGCTCTATCAGGGTCTGGGATATAAAAGAAAAGCAGGTTGCTCATATTTGGAACAATGTCGTGCCAAAAGGTAACTCATTTTTTACCTCCAAGACCTATTCCACACCTTCGTTCCAATGCGAGGATGGAAAAACTCTGGCTTTTCCGCAGGGCAAAgaagttgttgttgttgaaaGAGGCACCTGGAAAGAGTTGTTCAAACTTAGGTGCCCTGATCTAAAAGCA GAACTAAGCATatgtaaattttctcaatgCGGGACTCTTCTTGCGGCAAGTTCAATTCATGGAGAAATAGTTGTGTGGGAAATAGAATCGAAGGAACAGATAGGCTACATCACGCATGATCGAAATGCCAAAATCACATCCATTGCTTGGAGTCCAAATTTACCGAACGAAATTGCATTCTGTGATTCATTAGGAATGCTGGGATGCGTTGAC GTGGTTAATTCAGTTGAAGAACTGTTCCCGAAAACAGTTGATTCAAATCAATCGAATCAAGACTTGGACAATTTCATAGAAAACTATAAAGTTGACGATGACAACGATGATGGAGAAAATGTAATATCGTTGGATAAAATCAAGGCGTCAGTACAAATAGATTACGATGACGATTCTCAGGAACCAATCGCCCAGCGCCCTGAAGGCGTGGATAAGAAAGTGTCGTTGAAAGTAGAACCACAAGAACCTTTTCAGCCTGGTTCTTCTCCAACTGTTCTGCTAAATCGTTACATG GCTTGGAACAATACAGGGGTAATTAAATGCTACTCCTCAGAAGATGGTCAAGAGTCGAGTATCGAGGTCGAATTTCATGATGCCAGCATTCACCACCCAATTCACATTGACAATTATTTGCAACACACTTTGGCATCGTTGTCTCCGAAAGCTCTCGCTCTTGCTTGCGTAGATAATGGCGACACGCCTAGCAAACTGGTCGTCGTCAGGTTGCAAG GATGGGGTTCTGGAACCAAAGAGTGGTCCATCAATTTCCCACAGGGTGAACTGCCCCTCTGTGTCGCCTCCGGTGATAACTTCGTTGCTGTAGCGACGAGTAAAAGAAGACTGAGGTTATTTACGGCCAGCGGAACACAAAGGAGAATCATTGCATTACCCGGTGCTCCGGTCGCCATCAACGCACTAGGGAATCAACTTGTAGCCGTTTGTCATGCAGGATTGTCAG GCGTACAGAAAGAGCAACATATGACGATGATTTGGCTGCAAATTCGTGGTTCAAATATTCGCAATCGTTCCCTTGCCGTTCCGCTATCGGGTCCGGAACTGAAGCTTGCTTGGGTGGGACTGACCGACCGAGGTTCACCAACGGTGATGGATGAGGATGGCGTAATCTCGATATACGATGCAAAATCGTCGCTCTGGAACGTTGCTTGTGATACAGCGAATCAG TGCAAAGGAGCCGCGGATCGCTTCTTCGTGATCGGCATTAGTGAAATTGATAATATGGTAAGATGCATATTATGCAAAGGGTGTCCTTATCCGCAAACCACACCGACTCCAACCCAGATTGAAATACCGCTTGAATTACCAGTCTGCGATCCAGAATCTGTCAAGTCTAAAATGGAAGCCAAGCTTTGGCAACTGGGCACCGACCCGAGTGCAAATGACGAAACGCTATTGTCCATGTTTGTC CTCGCTTGCCGCGGCAACGCCGAGTATCGTGCCGTCGATTTGTGCGAAGAATTGGCGTCGCAGAAGGTTCTGGAATTGGCTGTTAAGTATGCCGGACGTCTTGGCCAAATGGCTTTGGTTACCAAACTACAATCGCTCGCGAGGACTAAAGAGGATCAAGACATCAACGAAGAAAATGGAGGTAAAATTCGGGAAAGAGAGGATGATAGATTGTCGGTAAATCAAGTCGACGAAGAATTCGAAGAAGTCGAAAATGCTGATGAATATCTCTCATTGACTCCTATACAGGCGAAGCCTGCCGTAGAAATAAGGCCAATGAGTTTGAGCATGAAGAGGCAAAATCCGTTCAAAAAGAATGGAAAGTCACCAAGTCTGAAAG GCCTTCAAGCCATGAATCGATTGCCCGAGAATCCCCGCAGCTCACCAGCAGCTGAACCACCTCCGCAAAAACCGAAACCAAAACCAGCGTCTAAATCGAATCCAGCCAAGGAATCTTTCGTCGTTTGGTTTGGAAAACATAACGAAGAAATTGCTGAAGAATTTCCAGAAGTCGACAACAAACGGTTAACAATGATTGCCCTGgaaagatacaaggaaaacgAGAAGGCGGCGTCGGCAGTTGAAACTTCCCTGAAAGAACGTGAAACTAAAAAACGGAAGTTGTCAGACGCGGAAAACGAGAAGAGTCAAAGCACAGAAACAATCGCCCGTAAACTTTCTACATTTGCCTACACGGAATAA
- the LOC124223108 gene encoding WD repeat and HMG-box DNA-binding protein 1 isoform X3, translated as MPLNGKPSRYAHPEGHTDVCYFTGEKGGLLTCGSDGDVRSWLNLMDDDPDASCISEQVISVVSKNDKIYVATDNNTVQILTYPDLEKEGIITRFSATVCALASSKNGNLIVSGACDMRIQVSNIQTCDSIELNGHQGPILGLSLDPQEQFVASSSTDGSIRVWDIKEKQVAHIWNNVVPKGNSFFTSKTYSTPSFQCEDGKTLAFPQGKEVVVVERGTWKELFKLRCPDLKAELSICKFSQCGTLLAASSIHGEIVVWEIESKEQIGYITHDRNAKITSIAWSPNLPNEIAFCDSLGMLGCVDVVVNSVEELFPKTVDSNQSNQDLDNFIENYKVDDDNDDGENVISLDKIKASVQIDYDDDSQEPIAQRPEGVDKKVSLKVEPQEPFQPGSSPTVLLNRYMAWNNTGVIKCYSSEDGQESSIEVEFHDASIHHPIHIDNYLQHTLASLSPKALALACVDNGDTPSKLVVVRLQGWGSGTKEWSINFPQGELPLCVASGDNFVAVATSKRRLRLFTASGTQRRIIALPGAPVAINALGNQLVAVCHAGLSGVQKEQHMTMIWLQIRGSNIRNRSLAVPLSGPELKLAWVGLTDRGSPTVMDEDGVISIYDAKSSLWNVACDTANQCKGAADRFFVIGISEIDNMVRCILCKGCPYPQTTPTPTQIEIPLELPVCDPESVKSKMEAKLWQLGTDPSANDETLLSMFVLACRGNAEYRAVDLCEELASQKVLELAVKYAGRLGQMALVTKLQSLARTKEDQDINEENGGEACRRNKANEFEHEEAKSVQKEWKVTKSERPSSHESIARESPQLTSS; from the exons aTGCCCCTGAACGGGAAACCATCACGTTACGCACACCCTGAGGGGCACACGGACGTCTGTTATTTTACTGGAGAAAA AGGAGGTCTACTCACCTGTGGATCAGATGGTGATGTTCGATCCTGGTTGAATTTGATGGACGATGACCCTGATGCGAGTTGTATATCCGAACAAGTTATATCCGTCGTCTCGAAG AATGATAAAATCTATGTGGCAACAGACAATAACACCGTACAGATTCTCACCTATCCAGACTTGGAGAAGGAGGGAATTATAACCAGGTTTTCAGCGACAGTGTGCGCCTTGGCATCTTCCAAAAATGGAAATCTGATCGTGTCCGGTGCATG CGATATGCGGATCCAAGTGAGTAACATCCAGACCTGTGATAGTATTGAACTTAACGGACACCAGGGTCCAATTTTAGGCTTATCACTTGATCCCCAAGAGCAGTTTGTT gCATCTTCGAGTACTGATGGCTCTATCAGGGTCTGGGATATAAAAGAAAAGCAGGTTGCTCATATTTGGAACAATGTCGTGCCAAAAGGTAACTCATTTTTTACCTCCAAGACCTATTCCACACCTTCGTTCCAATGCGAGGATGGAAAAACTCTGGCTTTTCCGCAGGGCAAAgaagttgttgttgttgaaaGAGGCACCTGGAAAGAGTTGTTCAAACTTAGGTGCCCTGATCTAAAAGCA GAACTAAGCATatgtaaattttctcaatgCGGGACTCTTCTTGCGGCAAGTTCAATTCATGGAGAAATAGTTGTGTGGGAAATAGAATCGAAGGAACAGATAGGCTACATCACGCATGATCGAAATGCCAAAATCACATCCATTGCTTGGAGTCCAAATTTACCGAACGAAATTGCATTCTGTGATTCATTAGGAATGCTGGGATGCGTTGACGTG GTGGTTAATTCAGTTGAAGAACTGTTCCCGAAAACAGTTGATTCAAATCAATCGAATCAAGACTTGGACAATTTCATAGAAAACTATAAAGTTGACGATGACAACGATGATGGAGAAAATGTAATATCGTTGGATAAAATCAAGGCGTCAGTACAAATAGATTACGATGACGATTCTCAGGAACCAATCGCCCAGCGCCCTGAAGGCGTGGATAAGAAAGTGTCGTTGAAAGTAGAACCACAAGAACCTTTTCAGCCTGGTTCTTCTCCAACTGTTCTGCTAAATCGTTACATG GCTTGGAACAATACAGGGGTAATTAAATGCTACTCCTCAGAAGATGGTCAAGAGTCGAGTATCGAGGTCGAATTTCATGATGCCAGCATTCACCACCCAATTCACATTGACAATTATTTGCAACACACTTTGGCATCGTTGTCTCCGAAAGCTCTCGCTCTTGCTTGCGTAGATAATGGCGACACGCCTAGCAAACTGGTCGTCGTCAGGTTGCAAG GATGGGGTTCTGGAACCAAAGAGTGGTCCATCAATTTCCCACAGGGTGAACTGCCCCTCTGTGTCGCCTCCGGTGATAACTTCGTTGCTGTAGCGACGAGTAAAAGAAGACTGAGGTTATTTACGGCCAGCGGAACACAAAGGAGAATCATTGCATTACCCGGTGCTCCGGTCGCCATCAACGCACTAGGGAATCAACTTGTAGCCGTTTGTCATGCAGGATTGTCAG GCGTACAGAAAGAGCAACATATGACGATGATTTGGCTGCAAATTCGTGGTTCAAATATTCGCAATCGTTCCCTTGCCGTTCCGCTATCGGGTCCGGAACTGAAGCTTGCTTGGGTGGGACTGACCGACCGAGGTTCACCAACGGTGATGGATGAGGATGGCGTAATCTCGATATACGATGCAAAATCGTCGCTCTGGAACGTTGCTTGTGATACAGCGAATCAG TGCAAAGGAGCCGCGGATCGCTTCTTCGTGATCGGCATTAGTGAAATTGATAATATGGTAAGATGCATATTATGCAAAGGGTGTCCTTATCCGCAAACCACACCGACTCCAACCCAGATTGAAATACCGCTTGAATTACCAGTCTGCGATCCAGAATCTGTCAAGTCTAAAATGGAAGCCAAGCTTTGGCAACTGGGCACCGACCCGAGTGCAAATGACGAAACGCTATTGTCCATGTTTGTC CTCGCTTGCCGCGGCAACGCCGAGTATCGTGCCGTCGATTTGTGCGAAGAATTGGCGTCGCAGAAGGTTCTGGAATTGGCTGTTAAGTATGCCGGACGTCTTGGCCAAATGGCTTTGGTTACCAAACTACAATCGCTCGCGAGGACTAAAGAGGATCAAGACATCAACGAAGAAAATGGAG GCGAAGCCTGCCGTAGAAATAAGGCCAATGAGTTTGAGCATGAAGAGGCAAAATCCGTTCAAAAAGAATGGAAAGTCACCAAGTCTGAAAG GCCTTCAAGCCATGAATCGATTGCCCGAGAATCCCCGCAGCTCACCAGCAGCTGA